The proteins below are encoded in one region of Pseudonocardia sp. DSM 110487:
- a CDS encoding TetR/AcrR family transcriptional regulator — MESTRERQRDADRTRAEILDVATEELATRGFAGARVDEIAAKTRTTKRMIYYYFGSKQGLYVAVLERAYAQIRALEQRLDVEHLDPARAMRALAELTLDHHASHPAFIRLVSIENIHHAEHLKTSPVLSSLATPAVDVLGRILERGRAAGLFRDDVDALDVHMIISSFCVFRIANRHTFQVIFGRDMLDPEYRDHHRRMLGDLVLEYLTANVGRA; from the coding sequence ATGGAGAGCACGCGGGAGCGGCAGCGCGATGCCGACCGCACCCGTGCCGAGATCCTCGACGTCGCCACCGAGGAACTCGCCACGCGCGGCTTCGCGGGGGCCCGGGTCGACGAGATCGCCGCGAAGACCCGCACGACGAAGCGGATGATCTACTACTACTTCGGCAGCAAGCAGGGCCTGTACGTCGCGGTGCTGGAGCGGGCCTACGCGCAGATCCGCGCCCTGGAGCAGCGGCTCGACGTCGAGCACCTCGACCCGGCCCGCGCGATGCGGGCACTCGCCGAGCTCACGCTCGACCACCACGCGTCGCATCCGGCGTTCATCCGCCTGGTGAGCATCGAGAACATCCACCACGCCGAGCACCTCAAGACCTCGCCGGTGCTGTCCAGTCTCGCGACGCCCGCTGTCGACGTGCTCGGACGCATCCTCGAGCGCGGCCGGGCCGCAGGGCTCTTCCGGGACGACGTCGACGCGCTCGACGTCCACATGATCATCAGCTCGTTCTGCGTCTTCCGCATCGCGAACCGGCACACGTTCCAGGTCATCTTCGGGCGCGACATGCTCGATCCCGAGTACCGCGACCACCACCGGCGCATGCTCGGCGATCTCGTGCTCGAGTACCTGACCGCGAACGTCGGCCGCGCCTGA
- a CDS encoding shikimate dehydrogenase, giving the protein MSIDAAGLLVGLIGSGIGPSLSPALHMREAKELGLHYRYVRLDLDALRLPPEAIGDLVLQARVAGFRGLNVTHPCKQLVIPHLDALDPAAAAIGAVNTVVFDGGCAIGHNTDWTGFRDGLRDGLPDARLDHVVLIGAGGAGAAASHALLSVGAGRVDILDVDASRARRLATALADHFGAGRATGIDMSELAPRVEAADGLVHATPMGMSEHPGLPVPAELLRAELWVAEIVYRPLDTELLRAARAAGCATLDGSRMAVHQAAESFRLFTGLEADAARMRRHLTELVRSEIGTGGDRVA; this is encoded by the coding sequence GTGAGCATCGACGCCGCCGGCCTTCTCGTCGGTCTCATCGGGTCCGGCATCGGCCCGTCCCTCTCGCCTGCACTGCACATGCGGGAGGCAAAGGAGCTCGGCCTGCACTACCGCTACGTGCGGCTCGATCTCGATGCCCTGCGGCTGCCGCCCGAGGCGATCGGCGATCTGGTGCTGCAGGCGCGGGTCGCCGGGTTCCGCGGGTTGAACGTCACCCACCCGTGCAAGCAGCTCGTCATCCCCCACCTCGACGCCCTCGATCCGGCCGCGGCGGCGATCGGCGCGGTCAACACCGTCGTGTTCGACGGCGGCTGCGCGATCGGGCACAACACGGACTGGACGGGCTTCCGCGACGGCCTCCGCGACGGGCTGCCGGACGCACGGCTCGACCACGTCGTGCTGATCGGCGCGGGCGGCGCCGGTGCGGCCGCGAGCCACGCCCTGCTCTCGGTCGGCGCCGGCAGGGTCGACATCCTCGATGTGGACGCTTCACGCGCTCGGCGCCTCGCCACCGCTCTGGCCGACCACTTCGGGGCGGGCCGGGCAACCGGCATCGACATGAGCGAGCTCGCACCGCGGGTCGAGGCAGCTGACGGGTTGGTGCACGCGACGCCCATGGGTATGTCCGAGCACCCCGGCCTGCCGGTCCCGGCGGAGCTCCTCCGCGCAGAGCTGTGGGTCGCCGAGATCGTCTACCGGCCGCTCGACACGGAGCTGCTCCGGGCGGCGCGTGCCGCGGGCTGCGCGACGCTGGACGGCAGCCGCATGGCGGTGCACCAGGCCGCCGAGTCGTTCCGGCTGTTCACCGGCCTCGAGGCGGACGCCGCCCGGATGCGGCGGCACCTCACCGAACTGGTGCGGAGCGAGATCGGAACGGGAGGGGATCGCGTTGCCTGA